One Deltaproteobacteria bacterium genomic window carries:
- a CDS encoding 4Fe-4S dicluster domain-containing protein gives MSQYAFYFDQSRCYGCQTCSVICKDWNFLPPGPEKWMTVYDFEDGVFPDLRLHILAFACGHCENPVCLSACPNGALFKEEKYGAVLVDPDKCRGARQCAVVCPYGAPKFASDAPGTKMSKCTMCIDRLEKGDIPVCVAACPLRALDFGPLDEMIARYGDLRQLDGMPAPVTKPAFICKPNAPKQDLVPYDKNRAIELMRDRKDMGEDMGFVFDRIEDVTQLEPGTIKRTRSTFKMKHANNADLMDATRNDIG, from the coding sequence ATGTCTCAATATGCGTTTTATTTCGATCAGAGCCGGTGCTACGGCTGCCAGACGTGCAGCGTGATCTGCAAGGACTGGAATTTTCTGCCCCCCGGTCCGGAAAAGTGGATGACCGTGTATGATTTTGAAGATGGCGTTTTCCCGGATCTCCGGTTGCATATTTTGGCGTTCGCCTGCGGTCATTGCGAAAATCCCGTCTGCCTGAGCGCCTGTCCGAATGGCGCCCTCTTCAAGGAGGAAAAGTACGGCGCCGTCCTCGTCGATCCGGACAAGTGCCGGGGGGCACGGCAGTGCGCCGTGGTCTGTCCTTACGGGGCGCCTAAATTTGCAAGCGACGCCCCGGGTACGAAGATGAGCAAGTGCACCATGTGCATCGATCGCCTGGAGAAGGGAGATATTCCGGTCTGTGTGGCCGCCTGCCCGCTTCGGGCATTGGATTTCGGTCCTCTGGACGAAATGATTGCCCGGTATGGGGATTTGCGGCAACTGGACGGTATGCCCGCCCCGGTGACGAAACCGGCGTTTATCTGCAAACCGAACGCACCGAAGCAAGATCTCGTTCCCTACGATAAGAACCGGGCGATTGAACTGATGCGTGACCGCAAGGACATGGGAGAGGACATGGGATTCGTTTTCGACCGTATCGAGGATGTCACGCAACTCGAACCGGGAACCATCAAAAGGACCCGGAGCACGTTCAAAATGAAGCACGCGAACAATGCGGATCTGATGGACGCCACTCGAAACGACATCGGATGA